In one Desulfobacterales bacterium genomic region, the following are encoded:
- the lptF gene encoding LPS export ABC transporter permease LptF — MKINSIIDRYIFKEMLSPFAINLIFFSFVFLMAKILEITNLIVNYQVSLVSVLLMLIYTMPYFLEFVIPMSVMMAVLLTFLRLSADNEIIALKSGGVSVYRLLPPVMAFCLLGCMITAFISVYALPWGSRSFKDLVVNVASSNMDIGLKERTFNDRFKGVMLYVNEIRMKDKMMKDIFIEDQRAKDSTMIIVAPEGRLLTESDRGIWHLSLRNGFINQVSRRTRTANSIFFDRYDLRLDLPRTVSEMADTSDKVRELNFSELKKYLRNADQQDDRYYLALIEFHKKFSISFACLALGLLAVPLGIQSRSRKRSYGIAFGLMFFLMYYLMLAAGKVFGEVGRYPPLIGMWLPNGVIGGLGVYLLIRVANERPVKLDVFTWPVRYLISVFNRAKPTKKSR, encoded by the coding sequence ATACTCGAGATTACCAATCTGATCGTTAACTACCAGGTCAGTCTGGTGTCGGTTTTATTGATGTTGATCTATACCATGCCCTATTTTCTGGAATTTGTTATCCCGATGTCCGTGATGATGGCGGTTCTTCTGACCTTCCTCAGATTATCCGCCGACAACGAAATCATAGCGCTCAAGTCCGGTGGGGTGAGCGTTTACCGGCTGCTTCCGCCGGTGATGGCGTTCTGTCTGCTGGGATGCATGATCACCGCATTTATTTCTGTTTATGCCCTGCCATGGGGAAGCCGCTCGTTTAAAGATCTGGTTGTGAACGTTGCCTCATCCAACATGGATATCGGATTGAAGGAGAGAACCTTCAATGACCGTTTCAAAGGCGTGATGCTGTATGTCAATGAAATCCGGATGAAGGACAAGATGATGAAGGATATTTTCATTGAAGATCAACGGGCAAAGGATTCAACGATGATCATTGTCGCACCGGAAGGCCGGCTGCTGACTGAATCTGACCGGGGCATATGGCATCTGAGCCTCCGTAACGGCTTTATCAATCAGGTCAGCCGCCGGACACGGACGGCCAACAGCATTTTTTTTGACCGCTATGATTTGAGACTGGATTTGCCACGGACGGTGTCTGAAATGGCGGACACTTCCGACAAAGTCCGGGAATTAAATTTTTCCGAGTTGAAAAAATATCTTCGCAATGCGGACCAACAGGACGATCGATACTATCTGGCGCTGATTGAATTTCATAAAAAATTTTCAATTTCATTTGCCTGCCTGGCGCTGGGATTGCTTGCAGTTCCCTTGGGAATTCAGTCCAGGTCCAGAAAACGCTCTTACGGCATTGCATTCGGCCTGATGTTTTTTCTGATGTATTACCTGATGCTGGCGGCCGGAAAGGTGTTTGGAGAAGTCGGCAGGTACCCCCCATTGATCGGTATGTGGCTGCCCAATGGGGTCATCGGCGGTTTGGGCGTATACCTGCTGATCCGGGTGGCCAACGAGCGTCCGGTTAAACTGGATGTGTTCACATGGCCGGTCCGGTACCTGATTTCAGTGTTTAACAGAGCAAAACCGACAAAAAAAAGCAGGTAG
- the lptG gene encoding LPS export ABC transporter permease LptG encodes MTIIHRYITREIGRYFAIVVFVVVVIYLTVDFFEKIDNFMEVNLPLSSCLKFFVFKIPFIVAQIVPLGELLAVILAFGLMNKNNELLALKSGGISIYYMIKPVLVIGVIVSVLLFFFSELLVPLTVSKSNWIWANREGTAFSTQEKDIWIKDNRLMTHIKYVNPADQTIFGITISQLDANFDLVRRIDAEKGVYGQGHWTLYDIMEQRLNRETRNYSVEFHDQQVETFGFEPDDLKRVVKKSEEMNFIELLEYIRKIETEGYDATVYRVDLNAKLAFSLVCLIMAMVGSGLAVRRSMKDSLSVGIVYGIGIAFVYWIFYSFCISLGYGKILPPVIAAWVANVVFLGFGGLLLVTAE; translated from the coding sequence ATGACCATTATTCATCGATATATCACGCGCGAGATTGGCAGATATTTTGCCATAGTCGTATTCGTTGTGGTCGTTATTTATCTGACTGTTGATTTTTTTGAAAAAATCGATAACTTCATGGAAGTAAACCTCCCGTTATCCAGCTGCCTGAAATTTTTTGTTTTCAAAATCCCCTTTATCGTTGCCCAGATTGTTCCGCTCGGTGAATTGCTGGCGGTAATCCTCGCGTTTGGTTTGATGAACAAAAACAACGAACTGCTTGCACTGAAAAGCGGCGGGATCAGTATATATTATATGATCAAACCGGTGCTCGTGATCGGTGTGATAGTGAGTGTGTTGTTGTTTTTCTTTTCCGAGCTGCTCGTGCCGTTAACGGTCAGTAAATCCAACTGGATATGGGCGAACAGAGAAGGAACAGCGTTTTCCACCCAGGAAAAAGATATCTGGATCAAGGATAACCGGCTGATGACGCATATCAAATACGTGAATCCGGCCGATCAAACCATCTTCGGAATCACCATCAGTCAGCTTGACGCAAATTTCGATCTGGTCAGGAGAATCGATGCCGAAAAAGGGGTCTACGGCCAGGGGCACTGGACCCTGTACGACATCATGGAGCAGCGGCTCAACCGCGAGACCCGGAATTATTCGGTTGAATTTCATGACCAGCAGGTCGAGACGTTCGGATTTGAACCCGATGATTTAAAGCGGGTGGTCAAAAAATCTGAAGAAATGAATTTTATCGAGCTGTTGGAATACATACGAAAAATTGAAACAGAAGGATATGATGCCACTGTTTATCGGGTCGATCTGAATGCAAAACTGGCTTTCTCATTGGTGTGCCTGATCATGGCCATGGTCGGATCGGGCCTGGCCGTTCGCAGATCGATGAAGGACAGCCTGTCAGTCGGGATTGTATACGGCATCGGGATCGCATTTGTGTACTGGATTTTTTACAGTTTCTGTATCTCGCTGGGCTATGGGAAAATTCTCCCGCCCGTGATTGCCGCATGGGTGGCAAATGTTGTGTTTTTAGGTTTCGGCGGCCTGCTGCTGGTTACCGCTGAATGA
- a CDS encoding 3-deoxy-D-manno-octulosonic acid transferase, with the protein MRLFYNICYIIAVIFGLPVILSGAMVSDKRRKTIFKRLGLASVPERIRTSYFQRPAHPTIWVHALSVGEVLSAVSLIRKLKRRFYDKKIIVSVSTKTGYEIAHQHLHDIADCLFFFPYDLLFSVKYITRRIRPDLVLIVESDIWPNFMAQMKKQGVPVCWVNARMSDRSWRSYKRFPLIPKHLFSGFAKIFTQTDDDRCRLIDLGISAERLVTTGNIKFDQPVDSVDYEQLTAVKQKFNIAGRRRIFMAGSTHKGEEAILSEAFSALKQMIPDLLLIVVPRNPERFQSVYRLFESKGFSTVLWTKPARASSSDDPPADVLVVDTMGELRRLYALADIAFIGGSLMPFGGHNPLEPASFSKPVLFGPYMNDFALMAKLLLDSGGAICVKDAREISRTIADLVSDDKKRRQTGENARKVFCANQGAVERTMSAVESALTINSFESGI; encoded by the coding sequence ATGAGACTTTTTTATAATATATGTTATATCATCGCGGTTATTTTCGGTCTGCCCGTTATCCTGTCCGGGGCGATGGTATCGGATAAACGAAGAAAGACCATTTTTAAGCGACTCGGACTGGCATCGGTTCCGGAACGGATTCGGACATCATATTTTCAAAGGCCGGCGCACCCGACGATCTGGGTCCATGCCCTTTCCGTCGGCGAGGTGCTCTCGGCCGTATCGCTGATCCGGAAATTGAAACGCAGATTTTACGATAAGAAGATCATCGTTTCGGTGTCAACCAAAACCGGATATGAGATCGCCCATCAGCACCTGCATGATATTGCCGACTGCCTGTTTTTTTTCCCGTATGACCTGCTGTTTTCAGTGAAATATATAACCCGGCGCATCCGTCCGGATCTGGTGTTGATCGTGGAGTCCGATATCTGGCCCAATTTTATGGCGCAGATGAAAAAGCAGGGCGTTCCGGTATGCTGGGTCAATGCCAGAATGTCAGACCGTTCCTGGCGCAGCTATAAACGGTTTCCCCTCATCCCGAAGCATCTGTTTTCAGGTTTTGCGAAAATCTTCACGCAAACGGATGATGACAGGTGCCGTCTGATCGACCTGGGTATCTCTGCCGAAAGGCTTGTCACCACCGGTAATATAAAGTTCGATCAGCCGGTTGATTCGGTTGATTATGAACAGCTGACCGCCGTAAAACAAAAATTCAATATTGCCGGCCGGCGCAGAATTTTTATGGCCGGCAGCACCCATAAAGGAGAGGAGGCGATCCTTTCCGAGGCATTTTCGGCTCTTAAGCAGATGATTCCGGATCTTCTCCTGATCGTGGTCCCGAGAAATCCGGAACGCTTTCAGAGCGTATACCGGCTTTTCGAATCGAAAGGATTTTCAACCGTCCTGTGGACAAAGCCGGCCCGGGCATCGTCTTCTGATGATCCCCCAGCCGATGTGCTGGTGGTGGACACGATGGGGGAACTCCGGCGGCTCTATGCGCTGGCCGATATTGCGTTTATCGGGGGCAGCCTGATGCCGTTTGGCGGCCATAACCCGCTGGAGCCGGCATCATTTTCCAAGCCCGTGCTGTTCGGGCCCTATATGAATGATTTTGCCCTCATGGCAAAACTGCTGCTGGATTCCGGCGGAGCCATATGTGTGAAGGATGCCCGGGAAATATCCCGAACAATCGCTGATCTGGTTTCTGATGACAAAAAAAGGAGGCAAACCGGTGAAAACGCCCGGAAGGTGTTCTGTGCGAACCAGGGGGCGGTTGAGCGGACTATGTCAGCAGTTGAGTCCGCATTGACGATAAATTCTTTCGAATCTGGGATATAG
- the lpxK gene encoding tetraacyldisaccharide 4'-kinase, translating into MLQHLRQQIEKIIADPEPGHPSVLKRLLFWISLGYAAAVRLKNVLYDRGILSAQPLDCRVISIGNITMGGTGKTPMAIYVARLVKQLGYKPAVVSRGYRGKAEHAGGVVSDGCRIFMQPDESGDEPYMIARTLEQVPVLVGKERFESGRLALERFGPDVIILDDGFQHRRLSRDIDLVLLDNARPFGNTYLFPRGGLRESALSLKRADACIMTRCASGCRVPDAGAGSCEGKPVFRSDHVPCMVKVVKGERPISVSDLGDLRGASAIVFSAIACNTDFRSAVERLGCRIVRYLEFSDHHWYSKQDIVRIRSLALASDVNLILTTEKDYVRINSTARWPVTLVVIGIEISFGDDADRFRSFLGQRLKK; encoded by the coding sequence ATGCTGCAGCATTTAAGACAGCAGATAGAAAAGATCATCGCTGATCCGGAGCCGGGGCATCCCTCCGTGCTGAAACGGTTGTTATTCTGGATTTCGCTTGGCTATGCCGCTGCGGTTCGTCTGAAAAATGTGCTCTATGACCGGGGCATCCTTTCCGCACAGCCGCTGGATTGCCGGGTGATATCCATCGGTAATATTACCATGGGCGGCACCGGTAAAACGCCGATGGCCATATATGTGGCCAGGCTCGTCAAACAGCTGGGATATAAGCCTGCGGTGGTCAGCAGAGGTTACAGGGGAAAAGCTGAACATGCCGGCGGTGTGGTCAGCGACGGCTGCCGAATTTTCATGCAGCCGGATGAATCCGGCGATGAACCGTATATGATCGCCCGAACCCTGGAACAGGTTCCGGTCCTCGTGGGAAAAGAGCGCTTTGAAAGCGGACGGCTGGCGCTTGAGAGATTCGGACCGGACGTTATCATACTCGATGACGGGTTCCAGCATCGCAGGCTTTCAAGAGATATTGACCTTGTACTGCTGGATAACGCACGGCCTTTTGGCAATACGTATCTGTTTCCCCGGGGGGGGCTCAGGGAATCAGCCCTGTCGCTGAAACGGGCGGATGCCTGTATCATGACCCGGTGTGCTTCCGGGTGCCGGGTGCCGGACGCAGGGGCCGGAAGTTGCGAGGGGAAACCGGTTTTCAGATCGGATCATGTCCCCTGCATGGTCAAGGTCGTTAAGGGTGAGCGACCGATATCGGTATCTGATCTTGGTGACCTGCGGGGCGCTTCGGCAATCGTCTTTTCGGCAATCGCCTGCAATACGGATTTTAGAAGCGCTGTTGAGCGGCTCGGATGCCGGATCGTACGGTATCTTGAATTTTCCGATCATCACTGGTATTCAAAACAGGATATCGTCCGGATTCGGAGCCTTGCGCTGGCATCGGATGTGAATTTGATTCTGACAACCGAAAAAGACTATGTCCGGATAAATTCGACAGCCCGATGGCCGGTGACGCTGGTGGTGATCGGAATTGAAATTTCGTTCGGCGATGATGCGGACCGGTTCCGCAGCTTTCTCGGACAGCGGTTGAAAAAATAA
- a CDS encoding glycosyltransferase family 2 protein produces MMQEKRPTLSIAVITKNEADRIGRLLSSTSFADEVVVVDSGSTDGTQQRCIDHGARVIFNPWPGYAAQKQFAMEQTSSDWILNLDADEVVSGPLAEEILSRLDTPAPDVNGFSMPRLSRYLGRWIKHGGWYPDRKIRLVRKGRSEWKGNGLHEKLVVKGKVQPLSDPIFHYVYRGISDQLTTIDKFSGLYARERGPAGGGFVLIGMLHAAGKFLECYVWKLGFLDGLAGLVIAMNSAWYVFLKHSKAWELGLPGE; encoded by the coding sequence ATGATGCAAGAAAAAAGACCGACGCTCAGCATAGCCGTTATCACGAAAAATGAGGCCGATCGAATCGGTCGTTTGCTCAGCAGTACGTCATTTGCCGATGAGGTGGTCGTGGTGGACTCCGGCAGTACGGATGGAACCCAGCAGCGGTGTATTGATCATGGCGCACGGGTTATTTTCAATCCATGGCCCGGATATGCCGCTCAGAAACAGTTCGCAATGGAGCAGACATCATCCGATTGGATACTCAACCTTGATGCGGATGAAGTCGTATCCGGTCCACTTGCCGAAGAAATTTTAAGCAGGCTTGATACCCCGGCGCCGGATGTAAACGGATTTTCCATGCCCCGCCTCTCCAGATATCTCGGGCGATGGATCAAACATGGCGGATGGTATCCGGATCGGAAAATCCGGCTGGTGAGAAAAGGCAGGAGCGAATGGAAGGGGAACGGCCTTCATGAAAAACTGGTTGTGAAGGGAAAGGTTCAACCTCTCTCTGATCCGATTTTTCATTATGTATACCGGGGAATTTCGGATCAGTTAACCACGATTGATAAATTTTCAGGCCTTTATGCCCGGGAGCGGGGGCCTGCAGGCGGCGGGTTTGTTCTGATCGGAATGCTGCATGCGGCGGGTAAATTTCTTGAGTGTTATGTATGGAAGCTGGGGTTTCTGGATGGGCTTGCCGGGCTGGTCATCGCCATGAATTCGGCGTGGTATGTTTTTCTGAAGCATTCGAAAGCCTGGGAGTTGGGGCTGCCCGGAGAATAA
- the waaF gene encoding lipopolysaccharide heptosyltransferase II: MKPIDTKSVRNIVVRSANWIGDAVMSLPTLRAIRNDFPLARITLLAKPWVAPVFHHCPYIDHIMIYEASGRHKGVPGVLRLSRDMRKNRFDLAVLFQNAFEAALLAFLAGIPARLGYKTDGRHLLLTHGVPVTVERKKAHQVDYYLGIVEGANLPSCGNGLSLTVTEAERRQAEAILGRCGIESGDILIGINPGAAFGTAKRWFPERYAQLGRRLKALDQRIRIVVFGGPGEKALGEWICGTVGKGCMNLSGMTSLREAIGLIDRCRLFITNDSGLMHIAAALHVCQLAIFGSTNHVVTAPFSDESSMIRVCMPCSPCLKPDCPAGHHDCMKAVTVDMVYAEAEKRLVNILRESCSGAVE; this comes from the coding sequence ATGAAACCCATAGATACAAAATCCGTTCGGAATATAGTGGTACGCTCGGCCAACTGGATAGGGGATGCGGTCATGAGCCTTCCGACCCTGCGGGCCATACGGAATGATTTTCCCCTGGCCCGGATCACCCTTCTGGCAAAACCCTGGGTGGCCCCCGTCTTTCACCACTGCCCCTATATTGATCATATCATGATTTATGAGGCATCCGGCCGGCATAAAGGCGTACCGGGCGTATTGCGTCTCAGCCGGGACATGAGAAAAAACCGGTTTGATCTTGCCGTATTATTTCAAAATGCATTCGAGGCGGCGCTGCTGGCGTTTCTGGCAGGAATCCCGGCTCGTCTCGGTTACAAGACCGATGGCCGTCATCTGCTGTTGACTCATGGCGTTCCCGTAACAGTCGAACGGAAAAAGGCCCATCAGGTGGATTATTATCTGGGCATCGTCGAAGGTGCAAATCTGCCTTCCTGTGGCAATGGCCTGTCTCTGACCGTAACGGAAGCCGAACGCAGACAGGCCGAAGCCATTCTCGGACGCTGCGGTATTGAATCCGGCGATATCCTGATCGGCATCAATCCGGGAGCTGCGTTCGGAACGGCAAAACGCTGGTTTCCCGAACGGTATGCTCAACTGGGCAGGCGTTTGAAAGCGCTGGATCAGCGTATCCGGATTGTTGTATTTGGAGGGCCGGGAGAAAAGGCGCTCGGAGAGTGGATCTGCGGTACTGTCGGCAAAGGGTGTATGAATCTGAGCGGCATGACCAGCCTTCGTGAGGCGATCGGGCTGATCGACCGGTGCCGTCTGTTTATTACCAATGATTCCGGGTTGATGCATATCGCCGCTGCGTTGCATGTATGCCAGCTTGCCATATTCGGCTCCACCAACCATGTGGTGACCGCTCCCTTCAGCGATGAAAGCAGCATGATCCGGGTTTGCATGCCGTGCAGCCCATGTCTCAAACCCGACTGCCCCGCGGGTCATCATGACTGCATGAAAGCGGTGACCGTGGATATGGTGTATGCCGAGGCGGAAAAACGTCTTGTCAACATCCTGCGGGAGTCGTGCTCCGGAGCGGTTGAATGA
- the waaC gene encoding lipopolysaccharide heptosyltransferase I: MNILIVKLSAIGDVIHTLPALNAIRAHYPDAHITWVVEEAAADLVRGHRALNRVLVSGRKRWIKALKTPSRWLALREILTFFQELRDTRYDVVLDFQALLKSAMLIALVRGKRKIGFDKGMQHMEHSYVFLNERIGPVDMEVHALLRNMMMLKSIGINSGTVAYDLPIQPEHRIAAENLIYGDCREASKPVVAVNPVAKWDTKLWSNRSFARMADILVDQYEAHVVFTGSADDHDTIGQIRSMMTHRAVNLAGRTSLMELAAVYEKADVVVSTDTGPMHLAAAAGTPVVALFGPTAPWRTGPYGDGHRVLRADVSCSPCFRRLCPSMQCMKCIGVRQVVGAVAQLLNPDGVKP, from the coding sequence ATGAATATCCTGATTGTGAAATTGAGCGCCATTGGTGATGTCATTCATACCCTTCCGGCGTTGAATGCCATTCGCGCCCATTATCCCGATGCGCATATTACCTGGGTAGTGGAAGAGGCGGCGGCAGATCTGGTGAGGGGACACAGGGCGCTGAACCGGGTGCTGGTTTCCGGACGGAAACGATGGATCAAAGCGCTCAAAACGCCATCTCGGTGGCTTGCCTTGAGGGAGATTTTAACGTTTTTTCAGGAGCTTCGCGATACCCGCTATGATGTGGTGCTCGATTTTCAGGCGTTGCTCAAGAGCGCCATGCTGATCGCTCTGGTCAGAGGAAAACGGAAAATCGGTTTTGATAAAGGCATGCAGCACATGGAGCACAGCTATGTGTTCCTCAATGAGCGCATTGGGCCGGTGGATATGGAAGTCCATGCCCTGCTGAGAAACATGATGATGCTCAAGTCTATCGGAATCAACTCCGGCACGGTTGCCTATGACCTGCCCATACAGCCGGAGCATCGCATCGCAGCGGAAAATTTGATATACGGCGATTGCCGTGAGGCTTCAAAACCTGTAGTGGCGGTCAATCCGGTTGCCAAATGGGACACCAAACTCTGGTCCAACCGGAGCTTTGCCCGTATGGCCGACATTCTGGTTGATCAATATGAGGCACATGTGGTGTTTACCGGATCGGCAGATGACCATGATACGATCGGGCAGATACGCTCCATGATGACGCATCGGGCGGTGAATCTGGCCGGCCGCACATCGTTGATGGAGCTTGCCGCGGTGTATGAAAAAGCGGATGTCGTCGTGTCGACGGATACCGGTCCCATGCATCTGGCCGCTGCTGCCGGCACGCCGGTCGTTGCATTGTTCGGCCCGACGGCACCGTGGAGAACCGGACCCTATGGGGACGGGCATCGGGTCCTGAGGGCTGATGTGAGCTGCAGCCCATGTTTCAGGCGCCTGTGTCCGTCCATGCAGTGTATGAAGTGCATTGGCGTGCGGCAGGTTGTCGGAGCGGTTGCCCAGCTGCTGAATCCGGACGGTGTCAAGCCCTGA
- a CDS encoding glycosyltransferase family 2 protein, translating to MDISFVIVNWNTKDYVIKCLRSIFQTVRGLSFDVWLVDNASSDGSVEAVKDRFPQVHVIENALNMGFSAANNQAFRKMTGRYALLLNSDAELTMGAVTELFRFMEENRDAAIACGQLLNPDGSRQNSIANFPSLWSLMANETLLQIAFPLKYPGKRRRYTAPVEVESGIGACLLVRKTAMDAVGYLDEAYFFFLEETDWAYRMKKNGWKVYFVPTARIFHAQGKSVGQNVKARMLFYHSRYLYFKKWHRNLFPLIRLTVFSRLLVNTQLTFLGVVFCAGLNRGLNRKLDTYARLIRWHRNGCPKP from the coding sequence ATGGATATTTCATTTGTTATCGTCAACTGGAACACGAAAGACTACGTGATCAAATGCCTGCGGTCCATTTTTCAAACGGTCAGGGGATTGAGCTTTGACGTATGGCTTGTGGATAATGCGTCTTCGGATGGCAGCGTCGAGGCGGTGAAAGACAGGTTCCCGCAGGTCCATGTGATTGAGAACGCTTTGAACATGGGCTTTTCCGCAGCCAATAATCAGGCGTTTCGAAAGATGACGGGCAGATATGCGCTGCTGTTGAACTCCGACGCCGAGTTGACGATGGGCGCAGTGACTGAACTCTTCCGTTTCATGGAGGAAAATCGGGATGCAGCCATTGCCTGCGGTCAGCTGTTGAATCCGGACGGCTCCCGTCAGAATTCCATCGCAAATTTTCCTTCGTTATGGTCCCTGATGGCGAACGAAACACTGCTCCAGATAGCGTTCCCACTAAAATATCCCGGAAAGCGAAGGCGGTATACGGCGCCTGTCGAGGTGGAATCCGGAATCGGAGCGTGCCTGCTGGTTAGAAAAACGGCAATGGATGCGGTCGGTTATCTGGATGAGGCCTATTTTTTTTTCCTGGAAGAAACCGATTGGGCATACCGGATGAAGAAAAATGGCTGGAAGGTATATTTTGTTCCAACTGCCCGGATTTTTCACGCTCAGGGGAAAAGTGTCGGTCAAAATGTCAAAGCCCGGATGCTGTTTTATCATTCCCGCTACCTGTATTTCAAAAAATGGCACCGGAACCTGTTTCCTCTGATACGGCTGACGGTTTTTTCCAGACTGCTGGTCAATACCCAGTTGACATTTCTGGGTGTTGTGTTTTGCGCCGGGTTGAATCGGGGGCTTAACAGAAAACTTGACACATATGCCCGGCTGATCAGGTGGCACCGGAACGGGTGCCCGAAACCATAA
- a CDS encoding glycosyltransferase family 9 protein: MIVKETCKLPKYPRRILLIQLGDIGDVVLTMPAIRGLRERFPESTLAVAVRGKARQLIEDCPWVDGVISVDTPKLSLWHAISYQKRFISDLRKWGFDLAIELRTGHRGAILAFLSGAPCRIGRFADDGRLWRNRLFTHLVRPQPHEELARYAAEHHFNILSPLGAFPGNKIPQLYVPGKRIKKAEQIFREENMPPNCPVIAFHPFSLWKYKELEIQQCVLLIDYIQNTWGVGVMITGSPDERARASQVVDRCRKPVVNLAGKTSIGELPAVLRGCRLFVGVDTAALHIAAAVGVPTVGIFGPSSPVSWAPRGEQHCIVSKNMPCDPCRQKGCQNSEKSRCLEALTFEEIAAAVDAQLRR, from the coding sequence ATGATTGTCAAGGAAACCTGTAAACTGCCGAAATACCCGCGGCGCATTTTACTCATACAGCTGGGGGATATCGGAGACGTTGTGCTGACAATGCCGGCCATCAGGGGGCTGCGGGAGCGTTTTCCCGAAAGTACACTGGCCGTTGCGGTCAGGGGAAAAGCCCGGCAGCTGATTGAAGACTGCCCATGGGTCGATGGCGTTATCTCAGTAGATACCCCGAAACTGTCTCTCTGGCATGCCATTTCGTATCAGAAAAGGTTTATTTCGGATCTTCGTAAATGGGGCTTTGACCTGGCCATTGAACTGAGGACCGGACACAGGGGAGCGATACTGGCATTTCTTTCCGGAGCCCCCTGCCGGATCGGACGATTTGCCGATGACGGCCGATTGTGGCGCAACAGGCTGTTTACCCATCTTGTACGCCCACAGCCTCACGAGGAGCTTGCCCGGTATGCTGCTGAACATCATTTCAATATTCTTTCCCCGCTGGGGGCATTCCCCGGAAATAAAATTCCTCAGCTGTACGTGCCCGGAAAGAGGATAAAAAAGGCGGAACAGATTTTCAGAGAAGAAAATATGCCGCCGAATTGTCCGGTTATCGCGTTTCATCCGTTTTCCCTCTGGAAATACAAGGAGTTGGAAATACAGCAATGTGTTTTGTTAATCGATTACATCCAGAATACCTGGGGGGTGGGCGTTATGATTACCGGTTCCCCGGATGAGCGGGCTCGTGCCTCACAAGTTGTTGACAGATGCAGAAAACCGGTGGTGAACCTGGCCGGCAAAACATCCATCGGTGAGTTGCCGGCAGTGCTCAGGGGCTGCCGCCTGTTTGTGGGTGTAGATACGGCTGCACTCCATATTGCCGCCGCTGTCGGGGTGCCGACTGTCGGGATATTCGGTCCGTCTTCGCCGGTCAGCTGGGCGCCGAGAGGTGAGCAGCACTGCATCGTGTCCAAAAATATGCCGTGCGATCCCTGCAGGCAGAAAGGCTGCCAGAACAGTGAGAAAAGCCGCTGCCTTGAAGCATTGACCTTTGAAGAAATTGCGGCCGCTGTCGATGCACAGCTCAGGCGTTGA